The Helianthus annuus cultivar XRQ/B chromosome 16, HanXRQr2.0-SUNRISE, whole genome shotgun sequence genome includes a window with the following:
- the LOC110919617 gene encoding uncharacterized protein LOC110919617: protein MAPYEMLYVRKCRTPVCWGEVGPHELAHNDVVQATNEKFDAVRAHLKADQDRQKSYANKRWKPIEFQVGDRVMLKVSPWKGIIRFRKRGKLIPRFIGPFKIIERVGNVAYRLELPEELSGIHGTFHVSQLRKCLAEEMAYIHYDDIEVDNSLNYAVKPIEILDQKVKDFRNKRIDQVKIKWEHRKGSDTTWESEEEMQRLYPTLFVPEVLSVCNSSGSASTVDSTSTVDSTSGVWLLYDFEVD, encoded by the exons ATGGCCCCGTACGAGATGCTATATGTTAGAAAATGTAgaaccccggtgtgttggggtgaagtgggtccaCATGAACTGGCCCATAATGACGTAGTTCAAGCAACTAACGAGAAATTTGATGCGGTACGAGCCCATTTGAAAGCGGACCAAGACAGACAAAAGTCTTATGCCAATAAAAGATGGAAACCGATTGAATTTCAGGTGGGCGACAGGGTTATGCTGAAAGTATCCCCGTGGAAGGGCATTATCCGATTCAGAAAAAGAGGGAAACTAATCCCGAGGTTTATCGGGCCATTTAAAATCATTGAACGGGTTGGCAATGTGGCATATCGCCTTGAATTACCGGAAGAATTGAGTGGAATCCATGGGACGTTTCATGTGTCACAACTCCGAAAATGCTTAGCTGAAGAAATGGcttatatccactacgatgatatcgaggtggacaATAGCCTTAACTATGCGGTAAAGCCAATTGAGATTTTGGATCAGAAGGTTAAGGATTTCCGAAATAAGAGAATCGATCAAGTAAAGATCAAGTGGGAGCATAGAAAGGGTTCGGATACTACGtgggaatccgaagaggagatgcaacGTCTCTACCcaacattatttg TTCCCGAGGTATTATCTGTTTGTAacagcagtggttcagcatcTACAGTGGATTCAACATCTACAGTAGATTCAACATCAGGTGTTTG gCTTCTATATGATTTTGAGGTTGATTGA